One genomic region from Xenopus laevis strain J_2021 chromosome 2L, Xenopus_laevis_v10.1, whole genome shotgun sequence encodes:
- the asb9.L gene encoding ankyrin repeat and SOCS box protein 9 isoform X3 yields MDASEGSGVMGQPPEMCTSNPFMSDFVSDWSPIHDASLHGRQLALNKLISQGYSVNHITADRMSPLHEACLGGHPACVSVLLKHGAQVNLSDIDWKTPMFNACISGNVDCVNLLLQHGASPYPACEVASPIHEACKRGHTSCVESLSSAGVNIQQYIKHLGSPLYAACENQRVDTAKKLLEFGASANVGKDLESPLHAAARTGNGDLVKLLIDYGGNTQCRNADGKRPSDLVPLSHCDIKQVLLKQEGSFKP; encoded by the exons ATGGATGCATCCGAAGGGAGCGGAGTCATGGGGCAGCCCCCAGAAATGTGCACTTCAAACCCATTCATGAGcg ATTTTGTCTCTGATTGGTCCCCAATACATGATGCATCTCTACACGGGCGACAGTTGGCACTAAACAAACTCATCagccag GGCTATAGTGTAAACCATATTACTGCGGATCGCATGTCTCCCCTTCATGAAGCTTGTCTAGGGGGCCATCCGGCCTGCGTCAGTGTCTTATTGAAACATGGAGCTCAG GTTAATCTGTCTGATATTGACTGGAAAACCCCAATGTTTAATGCATGTATCAGTGGCAATGTGGATTGCGTCAATTTACTGCTGCAACATGGTGCCAGTCCCTATCCAGCGTGTGAAGTGGCTTCTCCGATACATGAAGCTTGTAAACGAG GACATACATCGTGTGTGGAGTCTCTCTCATCGGCTGGAGTGAATATACAGCAATATATCAAACATCTGGGATCTCCTCTATATGCTGCTTGTGAGAACCAAAGGGTTGACACTGCCAAAAAGCTCCTTGAATTCG GGGCAAGTGCAAATGTTGGTAAAGATCTGGAGTCGCCTTTACACGCTGCTGCAAGAACTGGTAATGGTGACTTGGTGAAGCTGCTTATTGACTACGGTGGGAACACGCAATGTAGGAACGCTGATGGTAAACGCCCGTCGGATTTGGTTCCACTGTCGCACTGTGATATAAAACAAGTCCTTCTGAAGCAAGAAGGTAGTTTTAAGCCCTGA
- the asb9.L gene encoding ankyrin repeat and SOCS box protein 9 isoform X2 encodes MDASEGSGVMGQPPEMCTSNPFMSDFVSDWSPIHDASLHGRQLALNKLISQGYSVNHITADRMSPLHEACLGGHPACVSVLLKHGAQVNLSDIDWKTPMFNACISGNVDCVNLLLQHGASPYPACEVASPIHEACKRGHTSCVESLSSAGVNIQQYIKHLGSPLYAACENQRVDTAKKLLEFGASANVGKDLESPLHAAARTGNGDLVKLLIDYGGNTQCRNADGPLRLMQMCRLCIRKCFEQKQHHKICRLQLPDTLKYFLLYR; translated from the exons ATGGATGCATCCGAAGGGAGCGGAGTCATGGGGCAGCCCCCAGAAATGTGCACTTCAAACCCATTCATGAGcg ATTTTGTCTCTGATTGGTCCCCAATACATGATGCATCTCTACACGGGCGACAGTTGGCACTAAACAAACTCATCagccag GGCTATAGTGTAAACCATATTACTGCGGATCGCATGTCTCCCCTTCATGAAGCTTGTCTAGGGGGCCATCCGGCCTGCGTCAGTGTCTTATTGAAACATGGAGCTCAG GTTAATCTGTCTGATATTGACTGGAAAACCCCAATGTTTAATGCATGTATCAGTGGCAATGTGGATTGCGTCAATTTACTGCTGCAACATGGTGCCAGTCCCTATCCAGCGTGTGAAGTGGCTTCTCCGATACATGAAGCTTGTAAACGAG GACATACATCGTGTGTGGAGTCTCTCTCATCGGCTGGAGTGAATATACAGCAATATATCAAACATCTGGGATCTCCTCTATATGCTGCTTGTGAGAACCAAAGGGTTGACACTGCCAAAAAGCTCCTTGAATTCG GGGCAAGTGCAAATGTTGGTAAAGATCTGGAGTCGCCTTTACACGCTGCTGCAAGAACTGGTAATGGTGACTTGGTGAAGCTGCTTATTGACTACGGTGGGAACACGCAATGTAGGAACGCTGATG GGCCTCTGCGTTTGATGCAGATGTGTCGTCTCTGCATTAGAAAATGCTTTGAGCAAAAACAGCACCACAAAATATGCCGTCTCCAGCTTCCAGATACCcttaaatatttcttattataCAGATAA
- the asb9.L gene encoding ankyrin repeat and SOCS box protein 9 (The RefSeq protein has 1 substitution compared to this genomic sequence) translates to MDASEGSGVMGQPPEMCTSNPFMSDFVSDWSPIHDASLHGRQLALNKLISQGYSVNHITADRMSPLHEACLGGHPACVSVLLKHGAQVNLSDIDWKTPMFNACISGNVDCVNLLLQHGASPYPACEVASPIHEACKRGHTSCVESLSSAGVNIQQYIKHLGSPLYAACENQRVDTAKKLLEFGASANVGKDLESPLHAAARTGNGDLVKLLIDYGGNTQCRNADGKRPSDLVPLSHCDIKQVLLKQEGPLRLMQMCRLCIRKCFEQKQHHKICRLQLPDTLKHFLLYR, encoded by the exons ATGGATGCATCCGAAGGGAGCGGAGTCATGGGGCAGCCCCCAGAAATGTGCACTTCAAACCCATTCATGAGcg ATTTTGTCTCTGATTGGTCCCCAATACATGATGCATCTCTACACGGGCGACAGTTGGCACTAAACAAACTCATCagccag GGCTATAGTGTAAACCATATTACTGCGGATCGCATGTCTCCCCTTCATGAAGCTTGTCTAGGGGGCCATCCGGCCTGCGTCAGTGTCTTATTGAAACATGGAGCTCAG GTTAATCTGTCTGATATTGACTGGAAAACCCCAATGTTTAATGCATGTATCAGTGGCAATGTGGATTGCGTCAATTTACTGCTGCAACATGGTGCCAGTCCCTATCCAGCGTGTGAAGTGGCTTCTCCGATACATGAAGCTTGTAAACGAG GACATACATCGTGTGTGGAGTCTCTCTCATCGGCTGGAGTGAATATACAGCAATATATCAAACATCTGGGATCTCCTCTATATGCTGCTTGTGAGAACCAAAGGGTTGACACTGCCAAAAAGCTCCTTGAATTCG GGGCAAGTGCAAATGTTGGTAAAGATCTGGAGTCGCCTTTACACGCTGCTGCAAGAACTGGTAATGGTGACTTGGTGAAGCTGCTTATTGACTACGGTGGGAACACGCAATGTAGGAACGCTGATGGTAAACGCCCGTCGGATTTGGTTCCACTGTCGCACTGTGATATAAAACAAGTCCTTCTGAAGCAAGAAG GGCCTCTGCGTTTGATGCAGATGTGTCGTCTCTGCATTAGAAAATGCTTTGAGCAAAAACAGCACCACAAAATATGCCGTCTCCAGCTTCCAGATACCcttaaatatttcttattataCAGATAA
- the asb9.L gene encoding ankyrin repeat and SOCS box protein 9 isoform X1: MDASEGSGVMGQPPEMCTSNPFMSDFVSDWSPIHDASLHGRQLALNKLISQGYSVNHITADRMSPLHEACLGGHPACVSVLLKHGAQVNLSDIDWKTPMFNACISGNVDCVNLLLQHGASPYPACEVASPIHEACKRGHTSCVESLSSAGVNIQQYIKHLGSPLYAACENQRVDTAKKLLEFGASANVGKDLESPLHAAARTGNGDLVKLLIDYGGNTQCRNADGKRPSDLVPLSHCDIKQVLLKQEGPLRLMQMCRLCIRKCFEQKQHHKICRLQLPDTLKYFLLYR, translated from the exons ATGGATGCATCCGAAGGGAGCGGAGTCATGGGGCAGCCCCCAGAAATGTGCACTTCAAACCCATTCATGAGcg ATTTTGTCTCTGATTGGTCCCCAATACATGATGCATCTCTACACGGGCGACAGTTGGCACTAAACAAACTCATCagccag GGCTATAGTGTAAACCATATTACTGCGGATCGCATGTCTCCCCTTCATGAAGCTTGTCTAGGGGGCCATCCGGCCTGCGTCAGTGTCTTATTGAAACATGGAGCTCAG GTTAATCTGTCTGATATTGACTGGAAAACCCCAATGTTTAATGCATGTATCAGTGGCAATGTGGATTGCGTCAATTTACTGCTGCAACATGGTGCCAGTCCCTATCCAGCGTGTGAAGTGGCTTCTCCGATACATGAAGCTTGTAAACGAG GACATACATCGTGTGTGGAGTCTCTCTCATCGGCTGGAGTGAATATACAGCAATATATCAAACATCTGGGATCTCCTCTATATGCTGCTTGTGAGAACCAAAGGGTTGACACTGCCAAAAAGCTCCTTGAATTCG GGGCAAGTGCAAATGTTGGTAAAGATCTGGAGTCGCCTTTACACGCTGCTGCAAGAACTGGTAATGGTGACTTGGTGAAGCTGCTTATTGACTACGGTGGGAACACGCAATGTAGGAACGCTGATGGTAAACGCCCGTCGGATTTGGTTCCACTGTCGCACTGTGATATAAAACAAGTCCTTCTGAAGCAAGAAG GGCCTCTGCGTTTGATGCAGATGTGTCGTCTCTGCATTAGAAAATGCTTTGAGCAAAAACAGCACCACAAAATATGCCGTCTCCAGCTTCCAGATACCcttaaatatttcttattataCAGATAA